The Marmota flaviventris isolate mMarFla1 chromosome 5, mMarFla1.hap1, whole genome shotgun sequence genome includes the window GTGCTCATTTTTTAATCTTGCCAAACCTCAAGCCTATGTTcaaacatttaataaaacaaaattccaagAACATAAACTGGACTCAATGAGAAGAATTTTTATGTTATAATGGATTGTTATAAACGTCATTTATGTTTAGTATTAATGGCCATTTagatcagtggttttcaaacttatatggttctgaggtttttattttttaaagtttataatcccagtgacccagaaaGAATTCTcagtgggaggatcacttgaacatacaagttcaagaccagcctgggcaacatcctgtctcaaaaaaaaaaaaaaaaattaaattgatatctcaaatatatttatatttacttacatattttatacattcacTACTAAACTAGCAAACTAAATACAGATCATGGAACatgaataaaatctttaaaaggataaaattttacAATACTTTAAAAGCAGGCCTAACATTTTCTTCTCATAACCATCTCTGAACCCACTTCATAGCCCACTTcaaaaaatgcaattttatttcattaactgGGTGTGAGGAACAACATAAATTTACAAAGCACatacatatgtttttaatttaaccaaaattacttaatttcaaatgtaatgtttttattttactcctagaactttttaaaagttgtggGGGAAATTATAAAAGGCAAATCAagggtttcagatttttttttttttttactactaatGGCTGCACTTTATTCAGCAAccactatattttatatatagcatTTTATATTACTCAACTATATCTAATTGTTGCAAGAATagtaattagaaattacttttcccattttataaagaaaatgaaactaagGGTTATCTTCATTAGTCACATTTTGCAAAAAAGGGGAAGAGCCAGGATGAGtgattttatcttaaaaacaacaaaatcaaaatggTCACAGTTACAGAACATCACATGTGAAAAGCAGTGTTGCCcttccagtattttatttatagctgTGTCCTTAAAGCAAAATGAAGTAAATTGAGAAATGAGCTGTTGggttttaaaaatgactttagattaaaaataaaagcaacaataacagCCTCCAGACATTTCACCTAATCCTTTCTCTCCCATCCTCCCCCAGCAAATAATCCTTCTGTGTCCTAGAAAGAGGCAGAAGGAGAGAATTCTGGGAGTGGTTAGAGTGGCCAGGCAAACTAGGCCCAGGGTAAGGTTCTCCTCATGGAGTCACCAGAAACTTACATCCTATTTCCCCCAAAACATCTTCTAATCTAAAAAAGAATGTGTGAACGATGAGCTCTGGAGCTTTTGGAGTCATCAGAGCCTTCTACGCCACACTGGGAAAGAACTAGagccaaagagagaaagaaagctaCGTTCCCTACCCATCTTCCCATGGGCTAATTGCAGTGAAGCATCTTGTTTGTTCAGGGCCCAGAGTTTCCCGCTTTATTCCCATATAGGAACTCAAGCTGACTACTTGGTAACCAAAAGCTTATTCATTTTCCAGATGTAGATGTCACTGTGACAACTCTGGTCTACTGGAgaaacagacacaaacacacacacgcacacacacacacacacacacacaaagcgggcaggggtggggggactgCTTGAAGCTGGTGAAGTAATTTTAAGGTTAAAAAGTTGTAGGATTAAGAAAAATGCTGACTGCAAAATTTTGTTTGGCAGTTTAAATACTATGATTTGAAATTTCACTGCTAAGTTTTCCACCAGAAAATGTGGGTCAAACTACAGTGGTAGTGACTCAGCATGATTTCCTCTcctaaaaatttttagaaagacaCATGACACACTTCTGTCTAGGTTGGTTTTGATAGCAGGAAAAGTAGAATGGATGGATCCTGAGATCTTTGCCAGGTTTATATTCCTATATGAGCATCCTCCTTTGACTGGTAGGCCCTCACCTGTTTTACCCACCTGGCAAACTCCTCTTTACTCTCCAGGCTCAAAAACAGCTTCCCTGCTGAAGTATTGCCCACACACATGTGGGATTAGGAAGGTTCTCCTCTGGGTGCTCAAAAAAATCTTCTGTTTATgagaatcatttatttaaaaatgcaaactattTGCTCCTGACTGTGGCTTCTGGTGTCCTCACTTGTATTCCCATGACTTACCACTGAGGCTGGTACCTAAAATTACAGTAAATATGTGGTGATTAAATAAAGGTTGAACTCACTGAATCTAAGGAATATCAGCTCCTATAGATAAACTATAGAAGTCTGATCTTCATGCTTCTATATCAAACACGGATGTTTTTATACATTCTTACATAAAATCCATCATAGCTCTCTGAGCAGTCCACATAGCCTCCTAATCACTACATCTGTTTGCAGTATACAAAGAGGCTTTGTCTCATTACTATCTGACTATTCACCTAACACAACACAAATGAGGTCACTCTTACAACTTCTCATTCACAAAAGAGGAGCCATTATCATTTACAGCATTTCCTATAGTTTCTATACAAAGTCACCGGCCCAGTGGGAAAAGCcatattttctactgttttttctCTGGGATCTCTATTCTAgtcaaatgtttctttaaaaaaaaaaaaaaaaaaaaaaaaaaaaaaaaaaaaatcaaaggaagatcttTTAAATAATCTGAAGGATAAAATGTATTCTCATCATTTCACTTTGACAGCTTGTCCCAGCAAGCATTTAGCACATAAATTTGGGGTCAAATAGTATTTAGGcaatattatattaaatgtaacataaaatgtccttttctcctaaaaaaaaaagtcaatttgtCATGCTTGATGAATTTCTTTTTGAACTATGAGTACATTTACCTCATGTGGCTTACCACTGAACTGTTGTTCATTTCTATAGACATCCTTTTGTAAATGTAGAGAAAATCCCTTAGAAATTTTTCCTTATAACTGCATTCAACTCTTATTAGATCAGCATTACactgaaaatatatgcaaaacattAAGAATATCAgaactaaaattttataaatattcaaaagtaaaatacagaaatttaCCAATTAATCTAGGGTTATAAGTTTATTATTTCAAAAGATTTATTAAAAGAGTTTAGAAATAGAAACTGTtagacaagattttttttcagcttAAAGATCCAGCCTATCCCCCGCGCCCCcttctctcaataaaatactatcTACCATAGGGTCCAATTCCATGTAGTGCAGACAAAGTAAGACCAAACTAATGAAGGGATTCTGCAAACAAAGCTGCTGCATTAGGAAACTTCTTGAGCAAAATACTTTCGATTGCATTTTTTCTATGCACTAAATCAAGagtacatatttttaatgtgcttcTGACCTTAAATACTTAAGTAAACCTCCTGTGTCATCTGCACACAAGAATAAAGAGAATGGCAAGACAAGAGGGAAAAGTCacaaaaaaatatctatttaccAGCTTCAATGCTTCAGCTTTTCTAGAAAGTAGGTCAATTCATCTTAGCATACAAACCGAGGACACAGTAGAGGTAACAACTGAACACAGTTGGCATGCCCTGATCCTTCTCAGAGTCACTTATTAAGATTTTGCCTTCTGCCTATGTTTGTCTCCCCAGACTTTCTTACAAAGGcacttttgaggaaaaaaaaaaaaatctttacatttcAGCTTTTATACAGATCAGCAATGTAAGTGAGCACATCAATAAGCTGGGTAGGCTACtgagagaaaaatgaacaagACTTCTTTCTTGGATTTCAGTCCCACAGGACTGAAGCTTCCCTCTCTTAAATTGCTATTTAATCTACAAAACACTGACTTTGCATGGTCTTGTGGTATCTTTTCCACCTCTCCAAATAGGCCTATTCTTGAAGGTGAAAACTGTCTCAAACCCTCTATTCCCAGAGTCCCTGCACATGCTCAGTCCATGCTTTGTGGTGACATTGGCAGCACCATTCTCCTCTGCTTTGGGGTTAAAAGGCACTGTCCAAAATGTCAAGACTGTTCAtaccatttttcattttacattgtCATCCATTGCAAGGGGTGTTGGAATGTGGTGGGCAAACATGTTGTACCTCCTAGGCATTGCTATCAATTCTGTAGTAGTTGTGTGATACTTGGGTTAAGAAAGATAACAAGGCCATTGGACTCCAAGTGAGGCTGCAGGGATGGATTAGTGATGTCTGCCACATGCCTGATGGTGTACATGCTCTCCCCTTAGCTGGGAACTGATCTGATAGAGATCAAAAAACTTTTTATTGCATAAGTTCCTTTGCCTAACTGAAGCATTAAGCCAGGGGTAGAGGATTCGAAGtcttccaaatatatattttcaagtgTAATCCTTTAACATAAAAGTTTGGTGAAGAATACTCTTCCTGGTCAATCAGACTAAAGGTCAACATCATGGACACAATGTTCCCTCCTCTTTCCACTGGCACACAGTAAGGTCACTTTCTGGAGAACATTCAGAAGGAACTTTGAAAGTGCTGCTAGCTTTTCCACAAAAGCAAAAGCATCAAAGCTCTCCTTTCCAGAAGTAACCCCAGCCGGGATCATTTAAGGACTCCACTGATTGCACAGCTACTCGCTTCTATCCCAGTAGATGCTGAGTTCTCTTTTCTCACCCTGGGCCCTCCCATAGATCTATACATCAAACACAACCCCAAGATCAGGGGTGACAATGTTGAGATTTTGTTTCAGACTTTGTCTCTGAAACTATTTAAGGAAACCTTGTACAAAGTCATTTCAAAATGGTAAGAAAACCATCCCAACATCTCCCCCACTACAGTAGTGTCCAGGGGCTTGGCAAACTCAATATTAACAAATCAAAGCCATtctttttttgattgtttctacTGTTCTCAGccagaaaaaaatccttaattttttttctaatgtaaaatatcaaagaagtccATTTCACAATTCTTATCAAAAGAACTGCATTACAACAAGAAGTGCATCATTAAGTGCTGACAACCTCCACTTCTAGTTTTGTAATCACATTTATTGTATTTCCCAGGCAATCTTCCTCATCAATTTCTATTTCCCTAATCAAATTACATTGTTTAAAAAGGCAATTTTACTTAATACTTACTGTACTCTGCATTACAATAATGTACGTCCTTGCTCCCTCTCCATCCCAACTCCTCCAGAACATTTATACCATTTATCAACTGTAATGGGCTCTCCTCCTCCTTATTCTTGTTGAGGACAAACCACTCAGGCCAGGGTGATTCAAAAGTTTCCTTATAAAAAGTTCAATGgttataatggaataaaaaccTTTCCTAGACAAATGGATGTTAGGatgagaaaataagtaaaaatgcatTGATTTTCTCAAGATTGCAAGAAATATTCCTTCTCTGGAGAAAGACcaatttgcctttaaaaattaattcagaatcTTCTAAAAGCTTCCCAAAGCccaaatattaaaatcatttaagtAAACCTCAGGGAAGGAAAAAGACCCAGCAATCCACAGATGGACATTATGGGACATGGGGAGAAATCAATAGGACTTGATGGACATGGAACAGTAGTAGTCCAGTTGAGTAGGAGTCCAGAAGATGAGGTGGGAAAAAGGGGGCGGTGAATGGATTTACAGGTTCAGTCTTTTCTTCTATAACTGCTGACCAGAGAAGCCCTGCATCCGGTGCTGCTGGATGGAAGTAAAAGGAACATAAGAGATTCAGGCAAGGACTGAGGCTCAACTCAGGTTCAGGCAAGGACTGAAATTCTATTGCTACTTAATGCATCATCTGAGCCTCgaacacatttgaaaaaaagattaaagttatatattatagCAATGTTTTAGGGCAATAAGTACTGTAAGATTACATCATCAGGTATATGGCCAGAAGCATGTCCTACTTAGTATGGAATattaaattggatttttaaaaagagttgaaAAATAGAAACTATGTTAGAAGGTTccccccacacccaccccccagttttttggttttttttaatgaaatgctacctgggctggggctgaagctcagtggtgctgttcttgcctcacatgtgtgaggcactgcgattgatcctcagcaccacataaaaataaaaacataaaaagatactgtatccatttactaaaataaataaataaataaaatgctaccCACCATACGAGAACAATTCCATGGAGCACAGAAAAAGTGAAACTGAACTAATGAAGAGACTTTGCAAATCATTTAGAAAACTACTAGCTGCCAGGCCCAGTGACACATGTAATACCAGTGCCTCAAGAAGTGAGAtggaaagatcacaagtttaaggccattcttggtaacttagtgagacgctttttcaaaataaaaactgaaaagggctggggatgtagtttaatggtagagtgtccctggactcaatccctgccaaaacaaaacaatgcaagaaaattacTAATCTAGGATTTgaagggttttttggttttgtttttggaaaccaaaatttaaattatctatCTTTACTCATCAGGAAACAGCAAATATGCCATATCTTATACTTTAAGTCCTTTTGTGAATATCACCTGTCCTTAAGTAAAAACACATaaccaaacaaaaaagctctatatttttatttaactcaagAAATTTAGGCACCTAGACAGCAATGAATCACACAAGAAAATAGTTTGGTTCCCTAGTAAATGGAATACATATCATTGCCAGGAATAATAATTTGCCTTGTCTTGAAGTGCCAATGAACATCAAAAGTAAatgtttctggtttttgtttcACAAAGTTAGGGTCTTAAAGTACATGCTTAGGTAAAATTCTTAAGCAATAACTAGCCTGTTGATGGTGGATCTATTTTAAAGCACCACATAACAGTATGTGTTTACATCACCCTTTTATTTCATAGTTAGAAATAATACAGTTCCACAGGGTAAGTCATCAATAAATAATGGTGTTTAATCATTAAATGTAAAAATCCCAACTCTTTGGCATCTGACAGGATTCTATTTCTTGTCAAACTATTGACTGTATAGATATAGTTAATCTTAGTGATCATTCATCAATACAATATGTTACAAAGGtgcaatttactttaaaatatacaatagctGAAAATTTCCAGCCCACCAAGAAATCTGATCAACTCAGTAAGATATGCGCCAACCTCCCAAGGCTCTTCCACATGGTTTGCCTTAGTAAAAGtacaataaacattgattaaGAGTTCCTAGGGTTTCCTAATACTTACTTTGCTCTAAATAAAGTTTGCCATTCTTCCTGGCTAAAGGAAAAAATCACAATTGTGCCAGGAATGACCCACTCATTAATTAAAAggtgttcttatttttataagcaaGATTGCTAACACCCGAGAAACCTCACACTCCccacagtaaaacaaaaatatgcgGTTTTATGTTGCCAGAGATGCCAGATTAGTAATAAATTGCACCTTCaagagtcaaaaaagaaaaaaaaagaaagaacaaaagagtgaaaggaaaaaaaaaagaaagagaaatgtttaCAAAAGGTAAGTTACAtacattttttccaaaatatattcaaGAATAGTTGAGCTGTATTTGTTACTAAAGCCAGGGCATTATTTCTTTAGCAACAAATTGAACCAGTGCAATTGACATAAATTGTTAAGTAATCCAGGATTAACCCATTAAAATTACAGAAGCACTTTAGTCTcctacactaatcctagaaaCTGGAATTTCAATGAGTGCTGTGTTGCACAGAACTAAAACTGGAATGACCCAATGCCATGCTGAATTAAGTTCATACTTAGTTTAAGCATTCAATAGTAGAAATCATGAGATCTTCTATTAAAGTCCCATTCACTTACAGAAAATTCAGATGCAAACAGTCTTATGCCTATAACCCACAATTAAAAGAATCCTTTCCATTGTAAAGttccaagtgaattttaaattagaaaataagcacTAAGGAAACTTTTTCAACTCATGAAAACTTCAAACTGGAAACTTTCTGGAaaagcttcccccccccccacccacccattgtaaaataaatactttgtatcccaaatttaattttattaagacACACTTTAATAACgctataaagaaatattttacagCCATAGAGATCAATAACTTTCCATGcggaaataaaaaattcattgcTCAATAATATTATTGAGACAAGTGAAGAAAGATTATTCTCTTAAtctgaaatgttaatttttttcagtgcaaaaccagttataaaatatttaaactcaatatttaaaaataaaaagtggtccAATTCAGCAATGTTCAAGTTCtaaatttcataaaacaaatcattacatacattttatagtaaaatacaGAGTTTCAAGAAGTACTTGTGTACTTAAGATATAAATTTCTAATGAATCATACCAAGTCAGCAACAACCAAGCAGATAACATTCCCAATTTGAGTGTCAGAATCATAAAGATGAAATTACTGTCCCAAagccttttttttgtttgttttttttttttttgtttcctagcTAAAGAGCTATACAAACTAACGGTCAACATTCTGTTTTCTTTGCAGTTGCGTGCTCTAGCATGATACCCTCCCCCCAAGTACCTGTGATTTCATTCCTGTATTCAAAATTTGATCCAAACAATTTTTATATTCCAGGGACACTTAGCTGATATAACCATCTATAATGTGAAGAGTCATGTACAGAGTACAACAGTGGATTTTCTCTAGCCAAGTGCAGGCTGACCTAAAGTGACTTAAACTGTGAGAGTCATTCATGTATTATTCCTAGCAAACACTCGGTCCCCGCGGAGGGTTAGGTGTTGAAGCTGGTACTGTAGCACTTCCGTGTCAGCTGGCTCCTTGATGTTCATTTTATCTAGATTGAGGTAGTCCAGAGATTTGGAGTGAGCCCTCTTACCTTTAAGAAGACAAAGAGGCAGGGGCCCATGGAGGGCCTTATAAGGTTCATAAGGTAAGGATTTAGTGCACTTGTCTCCTGAGCTGGGCATCCGCCTTCGCCTCCTGCCATTGACAGCTGGAATCTCATATGGCTGGTAGTACCTACTTCTGGTTTTATACAAACGAGAGGAACGTGCAAGTCCTGCATCCAGCTGTTTGGAGCGAAAGGAAGGCAAGGCTTCTCCCTTGCTCTCTTCACCTCCAGTGCACTTCTGGGCCAACTTCAGGAGTTCCTCGCCAGTTGTGAAGCCAACCAAATAGTTAGAGTCCATGTGGAGGATCTGGTAGCCTGACACAGTTCGCCTCATGGGTGAGCAGGGTGTGCTGGAGCAGCGAGGCTTCTCCGCCTCTGCTTTTCCTGGGGAGCTCACCTCAGCCACAGGCAAGGGTAGGGTGGTCAGGGTACTTCTGGACTCCCCATTTATGTCTACTTCCATTTTAGGCACCAATCTGCACACTCCTAAAAGTAAACAGACTCAGATTAGAAGAGTGTAATGCACAGAACCTTAAGTCATGCTGGATGATTTTAGAAGTCGGGAAGCCATGAAATGAGACTCATCTGAAAGGTAGCTGACGACAAATTGACAGATTTTTCTCCACGTCTATTGGACATTTAGGTAAACGAAAGGACCACTACCTCTCTGCCTGCAAGAACTCAAGCAAATTAAACAAAAGCCTGAAGTACTATGAaaaagtatatatgaaaacacaaacagaaaataatactCCTCTAGTACTAATACACCCTGCAACCAGATAAAGTTTGCTCCTTGATACAATATGAAGCAAATCAAATCCAGATCTCAACATTAAGCAAATAAAAGCAAGCAGAGAAAGTTTCACAagaattttcaaagtattttcaacttgagaattatatttttttcctcatttaaattcATGTAAGTGGTTGGCTCTTTATACCTGAAATTACATTCAATTGCGTTTAAGAGCCATATTATAAAATTGATCACgctggtcagtttttttttttgaagaattcaATTTAGacctgaaaatatatatttttagggtATGGAGGAGTCTCTGAATAAGGTTCCCCCAAACATTGCAAATGTTGTCCGTTCCACATCctcaatgaattattttaaaaaatcattttacagtTTACAAGTTAATTCTAAATTCAAtgtcatggaattttttttatttttaaaagtatataaaatattaaatgtcattTTACATGTCTATTTAACCGTAAAACATAGCATGATTTGAGATAGTCTGCAATACCTCAGACATTCTTTTGAATAGTTTAATAAATAGCCAGAATGATTCAAAATGAATACTAACATGTTCATTACAATTATCACATTACACCGTTTGGAGAAGCCCCACTGACAAGAAGTAGCACAAGTATTTTAGGTTACCAGAAAGTTACAGATAAAACAATTGAAAACCAGACACTAAGGGAAATAGTGACAATGTCATTTCTGAGAAACTTGATTTCTACTTCATCTTCAGTTGGAAGTAGTTTACAGTGTTAAAGTATCTCAGATCACAAATCAAAATGTCAAATAACTGAGTTTAAGATGGCAAAATCTACAGAAAAAGGTTAGTACATAACATAATTCTTACGAATCCTTTCACAAAACAAGTAACTATTTCCTAATTGAAGCATTTCTTTAAGCTCTATATTCACTTCAAAGTCCaattgaaaaactaaaaacaaaatgaaaccttaTTTCTCCACTTGCATGCTCTACCTTCCTTTATTAAAAGACTGTGAAGTTACCAGGTGCCATTCTTGTTCTTACTATGGTCCCCATCTACAGCACAACTGAAAACAAACATTCATAATGATTCCTGAAGCAAAGCAAATGTCAAAGGGATCAATACAGGGATCACTATTTACTCTAAACCTTATACTATTTCCaatttctattttacaaaaatgCCCTAGCCTCTCAACCCTTCTAGATTTAAAATAAGTGGCCTCgtcatattttattaatgtaaactaaatttatattccattgtgtaattTGTTTTTGTGGGTAGGATCAGGATAGTGACTGCTAGGTACTCTGATatgcataaaataatatttcccagCTAATAAACTTTCAAGGACCATATGAAGCATCACCATATTTTTAGGCTAAACAAAAACA containing:
- the Macir gene encoding macrophage immunometabolism regulator isoform X1; this encodes MEVDINGESRSTLTTLPLPVAEVSSPGKAEAEKPRCSSTPCSPMRRTVSGYQILHMDSNYLVGFTTGEELLKLAQKCTGGEESKGEALPSFRSKQLDAGLARSSRLYKTRSRYYQPYEIPAVNGRRRRRMPSSGDKCTKSLPYEPYKALHGPLPLCLLKAPDAGLLWSAVIEEKTEPVNPFTAPFFPPHLLDSYSTGLLLFHVHQVLLISPHVP
- the Macir gene encoding macrophage immunometabolism regulator isoform X4 gives rise to the protein MEVDINGESRSTLTTLPLPVAEVSSPGKAEAEKPRCSSTPCSPMRRTVSGYQILHMDSNYLVGFTTGEELLKLAQKCTGGEESKGEALPSFRSKQLDAGLARSSRLYKTRSRYYQPYEIPAVNGRRRRRMPSSGDKCTKSLPYEPYKALHGPLPLCLLKESSN
- the Macir gene encoding macrophage immunometabolism regulator isoform X2; its protein translation is MEVDINGESRSTLTTLPLPVAEVSSPGKAEAEKPRCSSTPCSPMRRTVSGYQILHMDSNYLVGFTTGEELLKLAQKCTGGEESKGEALPSFRSKQLDAGLARSSRLYKTRSRYYQPYEIPAVNGRRRRRMPSSGDKCTKSLPYEPYKALHGPLPLCLLKGKRAHSKSLDYLNLDKMNIKEPADTEVLQYQLQHLTLRGDRVFARNNT
- the Macir gene encoding macrophage immunometabolism regulator isoform X3, coding for MEVDINGESRSTLTTLPLPVAEVSSPGKAEAEKPRCSSTPCSPMRRTVSGYQILHMDSNYLVGFTTGEELLKLAQKCTGGEESKGEALPSFRSKQLDAGLARSSRLYKTRSRYYQPYEIPAVNGRRRRRMPSSGDKCTKSLPYEPYKALHGPLPLCLLKDTRMSGGRTDNEKYTYLFN